ATGCACAAgtatcatacacacacagtctgattTATCACTGTGTTACAGACAGGGATGGAGAGTGACACACAAAGAGGAAGGAATGGCGTCATTTTCTGACCATGATTTTGTTGACAAAGATGTCATGTTAGCCTGCTGGAGTTTTtgaatgttgacatttttttaaaagtcagtgAACACTGGCATTTATGATTGCGTCATCATTCTAGTCTTTCTGCACGTTTCTTCCACAGTTTATGACCAAACAGTGCAGAGTGAGATCAAGCAAACACTGCACGTGAAGTGAAAAGCTAAAATGATTTCCACATGCACTGTATGGTTCGTTTACCTTCCACAACAGCAAAGTTCTTGAATCCAATGGCTTCTAACTGCTGTCTGACCATCTCTGACAACTCTGGTATCTAATAGATAGACAAGAAAACATCACGCAATCACTGCAAAATACTCAAAAAGTGACAATTTGTCATCTATGTAATATTTAAGGTCAATATCAACTTGTCTAAACTTGTGAAACAGCTGTGCTCTGATCTGTTAATTTAAACGTTCTGTGGCTGAACCTGCTCCTGTAGTTTTTGGATGTCCGCTGCGATGTAGACCAGCTGTTTGGTGGACAGAGAGGTGGGACTCCCGCTCTCGCTGCCGGCCTCGTCCATTGAAGTTCGACTGGAGGTGGACGAGGCTGAGCTCGGTAGAGGCCTGGTGGGCTCTTTAGTCACCTCAGGGGCTGGAGTTTTAGTTAACACCTGTGCATGATACCGATCAACATGAGGAACAACATCAAGTAGCAGCAACATGTCTATTAAATTTGATGCTGCTTGTTTGGACTTCTTTTTCttaataatgatttttaaatCATTACAATCCTCTATCTGTTTTATTGACGTTTACCTCGTCAAGAAACTTGGCGTATCGTGAGTAGAGCTGCAGCGTGAGCTTCCAGAAGCGATGAGCCAGAGGTGAAAGGTAGActttgtctgaccaacactTAACTAGGCAGGACCATAATACCACAGACACCTGCAGGTGATACGCACTGCCAGCTggtcataaacacacacagacaaagtgTTACTGTGGGAGAAGTATAGGTGCACACTGGTGTTCATCAGAGAGAATAAATGAGTACCTGGTGCTGCCTCTAATCCATCACTTATGGCGTTCTCCAGACTTCCGGCTACTTCCTTGtacctgaaaaacaaagagagacattcagaggagggaaagacaaaacaatcaatgtGTTATCAGCTTATTTCTTGCTTCAGCTCTGATATACACATGCTCATGACATGAAACAACACTGTGTACTGGAAATTATGGACTTTCCAGAAAGGCTGAACTGTGCAGGTTTGTATTGTGAAATGAGGACACGGGCTCTAATCTTTGTCTTGACGTGCAATGGTGAATCTGTCCACTGTGTACTTTAcagtgtgcgtgcgtgcgtgcgttcGTGGGGGCAGCAGGTTGACAAACAGTAGACGACACAGTGTCCAACTTCTCCATGGTTTCACACAGATCAATGGCTATTCTGTCAAGGTCCAGTGTCATGTTTATGGGCTATGTTTAGTAATACGCTGACACATATTCTCAATTTACATTTTGCTTCTTTTCATTGTTCAGCATTACGCTCACACCAATAAGCAGTTTTCAAGATTCATATAAGAATGGGCTTTGTTCAACTTTTGAACGTCTGCCAACTTGTCTTTTTTCTCCTAAAAAATGCTGACAGGCTGGAcgcatttttaattaaaacttgTCTCTTGAGCCCTTAAAGTCAGATCAAGCAGTTCTTCAAAATACATGCTGTGCAGAAATCCCACCTTCATCACTGTCTGAACATATCAATTTAAGCTGAGGGATCCaaattcaaaagagaaaaacatgtattGACTGAATGGATGCAAAGATGATGATTAAAATAAGACCTTAGAGAAAAGTATTAGttagtattttattattagttatttagtatttaattagtattttgtatttgttaaacACTATGTTGGCTTTCCAGGATTAAAGACATTATCCATCTTTTTCAAAGACTATATAACATGATCATTGGTAATGCCTGCAGTTTACAATATATGGAAAgcgatggtgtgtgtgtgtacatgatgTAAGACAGAGTTTGTAGATTGTATTGAGGAAATATGTACCGTAGTTGAAAGTAGACAGGCAGGTTCCATTTGTTGTGGAAGCTGGTGTATGAAGGATGCACTCTCAGCCTCTTTACACTGGCCTGCGAGCTGCACTGGCGCTCGAACCTCCGCACAAACTCCATACTCACGCTGTAACGCTGGAAAAGAAGGCGCCCGGGTGAGACTACAAAATCTAACATTGAATCATGTGACAGCATATGATACGCAAAACCAAAGTGAACGCATCAGCGCCCGTTGTGTTACTGTGGATGTACCTCATAGAACATGTCGGGGTTTCCGGGGTTGAAGAGGTAAGACAACCTCTCCTCTATTCCTTTGATCATCTCCGGCCACACAGAGTTCACCAGGAAATCATAGCCTGGCACTATGTCAGCTTTGTCACTGCGGAGAGAAGGAACAGcagcacattttaaatatgttataaCATTGTCTACTGTACTGTTGGTTCTACTTAAGCCAGTATAGCTTATGTGCATGATTGTAGAGGAGAAGTTGAGGAGCCAGTAGACAGAAATTGTCTAAAAGTTGACACTCTTTATGAAAGGAGAGCAAAATGTACAAATCTGTCTGTAATGGTGCAtgataattatattaatatatattcagaaaacaaaataaatacatatcaaAGTGTGTGAAAGCAGATCACATAGCTCGGTCAATACTCAATAGCTCAAGAGATGAAAGCAGACAATTTGCTTTTCTAGTTGAGACAAAAGGATTTCAATACACAACAAAGAACTAATTGATCTATGAGTGTTTTGAATCAATTTGCCTCCAGGATGATATTAATACCTGGATATCGCTCCTCCAGTCACCTCTCTGAGGAGTCTACAGTGATGAGGAACAAACTCCAACAGTCGAGTATACATCAACTGGAGACCATTTGGATTGGACttcaccacctcctccactaTCAcctgaaaggaggagaggagatttTCATGATACAGCATTCATATCAAAGCAAGATATAACGTTCCAACATTTAGTTGAGGAAGCTCCGTATTCAGGCAGTAAGTTCTCTTGTTGTTAGCCTTATGTTTACCTGGTCCATGTATGGTTTGACCAGCACCTGTCCTACCAGGGCCTCAGCGTCTCGAGTCTTGTCAATGGTGGCGTACGTCCTCAGGCAGTGACGTACCATGTCCACGTTGGACGTCTGCAGCCCCTCGATCAGCAGACCCTCTAGAGACTGCTGCAGCATGGAGGTTATACCTGCGATACGCTGGCAGAGTACAAAAGCTCGTCACATACGCAGTTAAACGAGTATGGAAAATATACTGAGAGTACATTCCAGGAAACTAGAGTGAGCGAACCATGAATCAAAATGAAAGCTGGGATCAATTACTTTAGAGATCATTTGACTGTGCAGGATGCGGTGCTGCATGGAAACAGGAAAACGCTTCTATATTTCCTGCATACTTAGTGCCTTTACCACTTACCGGAAGGACTGTACAGAAGCTGATCATCTTTGTCAAATAATTACAGGACTTACGGATTGAAAGAAATGCAGGCAGACACACTGATTGACCAAATGAGAGGCTATTGATTTATCTGCTGTCTGACTGATTCACCCATAATACTTACAGGTCTGACTTTGTCCAGTAGGGGCATGCCTTTACTCTGTACAGCGTGGAACTGCAGCTGGTTGAATTCTGTAGCTATCCTCTCCAGGATCTGACCTGCTAACAAGGGgctgaacacagacagacagaagttAGACTAACAAACTGTTCTCTAGTACTTTTATTCCTGTATAGCTCTTCATAACAACAATGTGGACATTTGCCAGAAAATGGTATGAAGTGCACAAGATGACAAGACAGAAATATACCTTTGGACACTGCGgcttgaaaaaaatagaaatgcaaAGTTACATCTAAGACATGTTCCATCTACTTTCATTTTCTGCAGTCTGTTGACGGGCACTGTGCATGTAATGGCTGGTTGAGTAAAATATCATAATTCGTCCATCTGCCCACATTCAACTGCAACTGTTATCTACCGAAATGATGCCAGCAGGTTTATTGGCCTGTTTCCCACCTGCTGATTTCCAGAGAGCTGGATTCCTTGGAGTTCTGTGAGTGGAGGATTTTCTCAATCTTCTCCACTGAGCGCACCACTTGGATCAGCCTCAATACACATACCTGACAGATGGGATGATGTAAGGATGATGATAATTTATTGAGATCATCCCACAGAGCAGGAAAATACAATTACATATCTATATCTACTACTGCGACAATATCGTTGCATATTATCCTCCGCATTAAAAGTTGGAAAACCAGTGTTTCATTCAAAAACAGGTTTATCTTCTGTACGGAACCAAATGTAATTTGCTGAAACAACATTAAGTTCAGTCAGACAGCTAGACGAGGAgccaaaccttttttttctgcagatcTTCCTGTTTGGACAGCTGGTTGTCTATAGACTGAATCACCTCACTGACGCAGGACCGCAGGCTCTGCAAACAGATAACAGCCAGCAATATGCATGAACACTCAGTAGCAGGAATTAATacagtagtaaaaaaaacagtacactTCATCAGAAAACATACCATAACCTCCTCTCGTAACTGTCCCAAGGGCACAGAGAGCTGATTGAGGGCCTTGTCCATCCCCACCTGAGACAAGAGAGAAGAGGTGTGAGATGAGAAACAGTCTCACACTATCTGACGTACTTTTAAACATTATTGCTGTATTGTTTGCTCCCTTTATTATTTCCAGGGTAAACATGAAAGCATGTTAAGAGCGCtactgatactggatttttgaggctgatgCTGATATTGATacttgaaaataataaaaatccattAACAGTCAACCGATACTCTTCTTCtgacataaacacataatataaacaaatattttgggACAGACACGTCTTTGTGATGATATTATAAGCTTACTGTCCATTTTGAACAACATGCATCATAGATGTTTAACTCGCGTGaattaagaataaataaaaacagactatGTTTCAGTTAAATTAAGACAAAATTCAAGCAaatatacatgaataaaaactaccagtaaaacatttattgctgcattttctcttccaacatacacacagagacatatcTGTGATGTTCtcattattgttttcattattataaaCGGGCTTGAGATTCATCAAGCCACTTAATTAAAAAGGTCAAGCTTTCCTTTTAGACATTATGAGACAATATTTCTGCCCTCCCCTGTATCCTGTGGACTACATGCTGCTACGggcaacaatgacaacaactgACCAGGTTGGTGGAGAGGTTAACAAAGTCTGCATAGTCCTTGTTGATGAGCTCCACCATGGCTGTTTTCAGCAGCTTGTAGTAGAGCTCCAGgtcctctctcatctcctccagcTGGACCTGCTTCCGACACTCCGCCACAAACTGGTCAACGTCAAAGTcatcctgcagagagagagagagagagaaattagaACCAAAAAGATAAACCATACTCAGAAACAATTATGCCTACTTGAAGAGAGTATAGAATATAACTCCCTCTGGGACAAGTGGagctctgtctgtcagtctgagcCTGAGGAGCTGGTTGGACAGAGGATGGTGATATATGGACTGAACATTTTCAGACCTTATTCAGGCCAACACCGCCAAGAACTGACTTAGAGACCAAACAAATACTTGAAAAACTACTAAATATGGAACTGTTAATCAAAGACAACAAAACCCCCTAGATTTCCCCATTACTATGAACAATTTGAAAACAGAATTGAAGACCctcaaaagcaaaaaagcaCATGGTCCTGATGGAATATTAAACGAAATGTTGAAatacagcacagaaaaaaaaaattcaatctAATTCTGAGTGTGGGATATTTTCCTGAGAGTTGGAATAATGGTTGTATTACACCTATATTTAAAAGACCCTCAGAATTACAGAGAGATATGTGTCACCAGCTGCATGGGCGAGATGCTCTGCAACATTATCAACTCCTGTGTAGTTGAATTCCTCAATGAGCACCGGATAAAAGTCAGCTTGGATTCATGCCTAACCATCGCACATCTGACCATATCTTTACCCTCACCATTCTCAttaacacacatgtgcacaaaaataaaaataaaatttactcATGTTTTGTAGATTTCAAAAAGGCCTTTGACTGTATATGTCATCATTTATTGATTATTAGAGAGTGGCACACGGGGTTCTACCTAcgatttaatttaatttaattaatatatttgaataacaaaTGTTCAATTAAAATTGGAAACAAAAGAACCATGGGGTGAAATGGGGCTGCAGTTTGAGCCCAACCCTtttcaacatatatatatatatataaatacatttgcagAACAACTGCAAAAATCCACAGCCTCTGGTGTGACTCTGCAGGACACAGTCAAAGGTCGAAGGTCAAA
This genomic stretch from Thunnus albacares chromosome 14, fThuAlb1.1, whole genome shotgun sequence harbors:
- the cog2 gene encoding conserved oligomeric Golgi complex subunit 2 isoform X2, whose product is MKVDGTCLRCNFAFLFFSSRSVQSPLLAGQILERIATEFNQLQFHAVQSKGMPLLDKVRPRIAGITSMLQQSLEGLLIEGLQTSNVDMVRHCLRTYATIDKTRDAEALVGQVLVKPYMDQVIVEEVVKSNPNGLQLMYTRLLEFVPHHCRLLREVTGGAISSDKADIVPGYDFLVNSVWPEMIKGIEERLSYLFNPGNPDMFYERYSVSMEFVRRFERQCSSQASVKRLRVHPSYTSFHNKWNLPVYFQLRYKEVAGSLENAISDGLEAAPAGSAYHLQVSVVLWSCLVKCWSDKVYLSPLAHRFWKLTLQLYSRYAKFLDEVLTKTPAPEVTKEPTRPLPSSASSTSSRTSMDEAGSESGSPTSLSTKQLVYIAADIQKLQEQIPELSEMVRQQLEAIGFKNFAVVEGALADSKACLSSSIPTLNSRMTQHLTERCCRFLKSASEVPRLYRRTNKDLPVRASAYMDNALRPLHQVLTDSTGLVTPATAQEWLRVALSDCTQRYYETISEVLSSVRKMEESLKRLKQARKGTTTTTTAGANGGPTDDSKIRLQLALDVEYLGEQIQKMGLQPTDISMFSTLMDLVKEARELADQNQ
- the cog2 gene encoding conserved oligomeric Golgi complex subunit 2 isoform X1 yields the protein MNLPKGPDSLCFDKDVFMKDDFDVDQFVAECRKQVQLEEMREDLELYYKLLKTAMVELINKDYADFVNLSTNLVGMDKALNQLSVPLGQLREEVMSLRSCVSEVIQSIDNQLSKQEDLQKKKVCVLRLIQVVRSVEKIEKILHSQNSKESSSLEISSPLLAGQILERIATEFNQLQFHAVQSKGMPLLDKVRPRIAGITSMLQQSLEGLLIEGLQTSNVDMVRHCLRTYATIDKTRDAEALVGQVLVKPYMDQVIVEEVVKSNPNGLQLMYTRLLEFVPHHCRLLREVTGGAISSDKADIVPGYDFLVNSVWPEMIKGIEERLSYLFNPGNPDMFYERYSVSMEFVRRFERQCSSQASVKRLRVHPSYTSFHNKWNLPVYFQLRYKEVAGSLENAISDGLEAAPAGSAYHLQVSVVLWSCLVKCWSDKVYLSPLAHRFWKLTLQLYSRYAKFLDEVLTKTPAPEVTKEPTRPLPSSASSTSSRTSMDEAGSESGSPTSLSTKQLVYIAADIQKLQEQIPELSEMVRQQLEAIGFKNFAVVEGALADSKACLSSSIPTLNSRMTQHLTERCCRFLKSASEVPRLYRRTNKDLPVRASAYMDNALRPLHQVLTDSTGLVTPATAQEWLRVALSDCTQRYYETISEVLSSVRKMEESLKRLKQARKGTTTTTTAGANGGPTDDSKIRLQLALDVEYLGEQIQKMGLQPTDISMFSTLMDLVKEARELADQNQ